Proteins encoded in a region of the Patagioenas fasciata isolate bPatFas1 chromosome 21, bPatFas1.hap1, whole genome shotgun sequence genome:
- the SPDEF gene encoding SAM pointed domain-containing Ets transcription factor isoform X1, translated as MGSTGPGLTALPPGRAPRPEPALLPPPRDPDTRSWGCPDSPSPPGTPEQPVPAFCLHYFDMLYTEDSAWATKGAGDPSPGGAPGGRGEAPKEPEQCPIIDSQGPALGAGGALPGSLALEEHSLEQVQSLVLGEVLKDIETACKLLNIPADPADWSPGNVQKWILWTEHQYRLPQIGKSFQELSGKDLCAMSEEQFCQRSPACGDILHAHLDIWKSAVWMKEKAAPEDVKYSGEFHTGSAPLTSRLPQAGLGDSRGHYSLNCNYLVRWSSCCSSSRVVAAPSALGSPWAVCEMQPKGNGCETLTVPIPHPTHPCGAVQGQDRAVFPAPRQRGGNDAPSPSAQADPQRPAGIQAGFPRPGLVWVSGVSLPTSHLLFPGRR; from the exons ATGGGCAGCACCGGCCCCGGGCTGACCGCGCTGCCCCCCGGCCGCGCCCCCCGGCCCGAGCCTGCCCTGCTACCCCCCCCGAGGGACCCTGACACCCGCAGCTGGGGCTGTCcggacagccccagcccccccggcacccccgagCAGCCCGTGCCCGCCTTCTGCCTGCACTACTTCGACATGCTCTACACCGAGGACAGCGCCTGGGCCACCAAGGGTGCGGGGGACCCGTCCCCGGGCGGCGCCCCGGGGGGGCGAGGGGAGGCGCCGAAGGAGCCGGAGCAGTGTCCCATCATCGACAGCCAGGGCCCGGcgctgggggccgggggggccctgcCCGGCAGCCTGGCGCTGGAGGAGCACTCACTGGAGCAGGTGCAGAGCCTGGTGCTGGGAGAGGTGCTGAAGGACATCGAGACGGCCTGCAAGCTGCTCAACATCCCCGCAG ACCCTGCGGACTGGAGCCCCGGCAACGTGCAGAAGTGGATCCTGTGGACGGAGCACCAGTACCGGCTGCCGCAGATCGGGAAGTCCTTCCAGGAGCTGTCGGGAAAGGACCTGTGCGCCATGTCCGAGGAGCAGTTCTGCCAGCGTTCGCCCGCCTGCGGTGACATCCTGCACGCCCACCTCGACATCTGGAAATCGG CCGTCTGGATGAAGGAAAAAGCTGCCCCAGAAGATGTGAAATACAGCGGTGAGTTCCACACAGGCTCAGCTCCGCTGACCTCACGTCTGCCTCAGGCAGGTCTGGGGGATTCAAGAGGTCACTACTCACTTAACTGCAATTATCTGGtgcgctggagcagctgctgcagcagcagccgtgTGGTTGCGGCTccctctgccctgggcagcccctgggctgtctGTGAGATGCAGCCAAAGGGAAACGGCTGCGAGACCCTCACGGTCCCCATCCCGCACCCCACGCAcccctgtggggctgtgcaagggcaggaCCGCGCTGTTTTCCCTGCTCCACGACAGCGAGGAGGAAATGATGCTCCCAGCCCCAGTGCCCAGGCTGACCCCCAGAGACCCGCGGGTATCCAGGCGGGATTCCCCAGACCCGGACTCGTGTGGGTCTCTGGGGTCTCTCTCCCCACGTCTCACCTTCTGTTCCCGGGCAGGAGGTGA
- the SPDEF gene encoding SAM pointed domain-containing Ets transcription factor isoform X2, which yields MFPPCAGTHVDSEPPAHPPGWEPALSGAMGSTGPGLTALPPGRAPRPEPALLPPPRDPDTRSWGCPDSPSPPGTPEQPVPAFCLHYFDMLYTEDSAWATKGAGDPSPGGAPGGRGEAPKEPEQCPIIDSQGPALGAGGALPGSLALEEHSLEQVQSLVLGEVLKDIETACKLLNIPADPADWSPGNVQKWILWTEHQYRLPQIGKSFQELSGKDLCAMSEEQFCQRSPACGDILHAHLDIWKSAVWMKEKAAPEDVKYSGGDAGWVDSEVDSSCAGQPIHLWQFLKELLLKPHNYGRFIRWLNKEKGIFKIEDSAQVARLWGIRKNRPAMNYDKLSRSIRQYYKKGIIRKPDISQRLVYQFVHPL from the exons ATGTTCCCCCCCTGCGCTGGGACACACGTGGATTCTGAGCCGCCCGCGCACCCCCCAG GTTGGGAGCCGGCGCTGAGCGGAGCGATGGGCAGCACCGGCCCCGGGCTGACCGCGCTGCCCCCCGGCCGCGCCCCCCGGCCCGAGCCTGCCCTGCTACCCCCCCCGAGGGACCCTGACACCCGCAGCTGGGGCTGTCcggacagccccagcccccccggcacccccgagCAGCCCGTGCCCGCCTTCTGCCTGCACTACTTCGACATGCTCTACACCGAGGACAGCGCCTGGGCCACCAAGGGTGCGGGGGACCCGTCCCCGGGCGGCGCCCCGGGGGGGCGAGGGGAGGCGCCGAAGGAGCCGGAGCAGTGTCCCATCATCGACAGCCAGGGCCCGGcgctgggggccgggggggccctgcCCGGCAGCCTGGCGCTGGAGGAGCACTCACTGGAGCAGGTGCAGAGCCTGGTGCTGGGAGAGGTGCTGAAGGACATCGAGACGGCCTGCAAGCTGCTCAACATCCCCGCAG ACCCTGCGGACTGGAGCCCCGGCAACGTGCAGAAGTGGATCCTGTGGACGGAGCACCAGTACCGGCTGCCGCAGATCGGGAAGTCCTTCCAGGAGCTGTCGGGAAAGGACCTGTGCGCCATGTCCGAGGAGCAGTTCTGCCAGCGTTCGCCCGCCTGCGGTGACATCCTGCACGCCCACCTCGACATCTGGAAATCGG CCGTCTGGATGAAGGAAAAAGCTGCCCCAGAAGATGTGAAATACAGCG GAGGTGATGCCGGCTGGGTGGACAGCGAGGTGGATTCGTCCTGCGCCGGCCAGCCCATCCACCTCTGGCAGTTCCtcaaggagctgctgctgaagcccCACAACTACGGCCGCTTCATCCGCTGGCTCAACAAGGAGAAAG GCATCTTCAAGATCGAGGACTCGGCGCAGGTGGCCCGTCTGTGGGGCATCCGGAAGAACCGCCCGGCCATGAACTACGACAAGCTGAGCCGCTCCATCCGGCAGTACTACAAGAAAGGCATCATCCGCAAGCCCGACATCTCCCAGCGCCTCGTCTACCAGTTCGTGCACCCGCTCTGA